A window of the Deltaproteobacteria bacterium genome harbors these coding sequences:
- a CDS encoding Crp/Fnr family transcriptional regulator: MAGEDALFQRFGKEFRRGDVLFREGEPGKEMYVIQAGKVNITKTVRETEKILATLGAGEFFGEMSILNHKPRSAGAVVAEDAKLLVIDPKTFEAMIRGNVEIAVRLIKKLSDRLQEADEQIENLLFRDPSSRVVHYLWQAALKRGKDTPQGRLLSVNLNELHVRMGVNAPEVQEAVNKTAKAKIISLVPEGVLVPDTGKMKKYLEFLEMKERFGD, translated from the coding sequence ATGGCCGGAGAGGACGCTCTCTTCCAGCGATTCGGGAAGGAGTTCAGGCGCGGGGACGTCCTTTTCCGGGAAGGAGAACCCGGCAAGGAGATGTACGTCATCCAGGCCGGCAAGGTGAACATCACCAAGACCGTTCGCGAAACCGAGAAGATTCTCGCGACCTTGGGCGCTGGAGAGTTCTTCGGCGAGATGAGCATCCTGAACCACAAGCCGCGCTCCGCCGGCGCCGTGGTGGCGGAGGACGCGAAGCTCCTGGTGATCGACCCGAAAACGTTCGAGGCGATGATCCGCGGCAATGTCGAAATTGCCGTCCGCCTGATCAAGAAGCTTTCCGACCGCCTGCAGGAAGCGGACGAGCAGATCGAAAATCTCCTCTTTCGCGACCCGAGCAGCCGCGTCGTGCACTACCTTTGGCAGGCGGCGCTGAAGCGGGGAAAGGACACACCGCAGGGCAGGCTGCTCAGCGTGAACCTGAACGAGCTGCACGTGCGCATGGGCGTGAACGCGCCGGAGGTGCAGGAGGCGGTCAACAAGACCGCCAAGGCAAAGATCATTTCGCTGGTGCCGGAGGGAGTGCTGGTTCCCGATACCGGCAAGATGAAGAAATACCTGGAGTTTCTCGAGATGAAAGAGCGGTTCGGGGACTGA